Proteins found in one Sardina pilchardus chromosome 11, fSarPil1.1, whole genome shotgun sequence genomic segment:
- the im:7150988 gene encoding Golgi-associated plant pathogenesis-related protein 1 encodes MADASFKAEFLQTHNELRAKHGVPALTMSDDLCASAQAWADHLESINKNSSMMSLQHSDTKNGENLYFSSSSAPIKLTGKEAVENWYSEIKDYNFSNPGFGSNTGHFTQVVWKSSTEVGVGIAMVGNAVFVVGQYSPAGNISNEGYFEKNVLPAA; translated from the exons ATGGCAG ATGCTTCCTTCAAGGCAGAGTTCCTGCAGACCCACAACGAGTTGCGGGCCAAGCATGGCGTGCCTGCTCTGACCATGAGTGATGACCTGTGCGCGTCCGCTCAGGCCTGGGCTGACCACCTGGAGAGCATCAACAAGAACAGTAGCATGATGAGCCTCCAGCACAGCGACACCAAGAATGGAGAGAACCTCtacttctcctccagctccgcACCCATCAAACTGACCG GAAAAGAGGCAGTTGAGAACTGGTACAGCGAGATCAAGGATTACAATTTTAGCAATCCTGGTTTTGGATCTAACACAG GACACTTCACCCAAGTTGTGTGGAAGTCTTCGACTGAAGTTGGTGTGGGTATTGCCATGGTTGGAAATGCTGTCTTCGTCGTAGGCCAGTACAGCCCTGCAGGAAACATAAGCAACGAGGGTTACTTTGAGAAGAATGTCCTGCCTGCAG CATAA